One genomic region from Flagellimonas oceani encodes:
- the rimP gene encoding ribosome assembly cofactor RimP, translating to MLKDKVESLLGKALEEHSSLFLVDFKMGGDNSIKVVLDGDEGVNLQDCMNISRAIEHNLDREEEDFSLEVTSAGATSPLRLPRQYNKNIGRKLQVKTSSEQLEGTLVATSADSITLEWKAREPKPVGKGKVTVQKKQEIAFSDIQEAKVKLKF from the coding sequence ATGTTGAAGGATAAAGTGGAATCGTTGCTGGGCAAGGCGTTGGAAGAGCACTCTTCCCTGTTCTTGGTCGATTTTAAAATGGGCGGCGACAACAGTATCAAAGTGGTTTTGGATGGAGATGAAGGCGTGAATCTGCAAGATTGCATGAACATTAGCCGGGCCATTGAACATAATTTGGATCGTGAGGAAGAGGATTTTTCTTTGGAAGTGACATCCGCAGGTGCCACTTCGCCGTTGCGATTGCCACGTCAGTACAATAAAAACATTGGAAGAAAATTACAGGTCAAGACCAGCTCCGAGCAATTGGAGGGAACACTGGTGGCGACCTCGGCAGATAGTATTACCCTGGAGTGGAAGGCCCGTGAGCCCAAACCCGTGGGTAAAGGAAAAGTTACAGTACAGAAAAAGCAGGAAATCGCCTTTTCTGACATTCAAGAGGCAAAAGTTAAATTAAAATTTTAA
- the nusA gene encoding transcription termination factor NusA, translating into MENLALIESFSEFKDDKFIDRVTLMAILEEVFRSALKKKFGSDDNFDIIINPDKGDLEIWRNRVVVEDGEVEEPNEEISLSEARKIEPDFEVGEDVSEEVKLIDLGRRAILALRQNLISKIHEHDNTTIYKQFKDLEGEIYTAEVHHIRHRAVILLDDEGNEIILPKEKQIPSDFFRKGDNVRGIIESVELKGNKPAIIMSRTSPIFLEQLFFQEIPEVFDGLITIKKAVRIPGEKAKVAVDSYDDRIDPVGACVGMKGSRIHGIVRELGNENIDVINWTNNPQLMVTRALSPARVSSVKLNDEKKTAQVYLKPEEVSKAIGRGGHNIRLAGQLTGYEIDVFREGVEEDVELTEFSDEIESWVIEEFKKIGLDTARSVLEQDVKDLAKRTDLEVETIQEVVRILKEEFED; encoded by the coding sequence ATGGAAAACCTAGCGCTCATCGAATCCTTTTCGGAGTTTAAGGACGATAAGTTTATTGACAGGGTGACCCTTATGGCGATTTTGGAAGAAGTGTTCCGAAGTGCGTTAAAGAAAAAATTTGGTTCTGACGACAATTTTGATATCATTATCAACCCCGACAAAGGGGATTTGGAAATATGGAGAAACCGTGTAGTTGTTGAAGATGGAGAGGTAGAGGAGCCAAACGAAGAAATTTCGTTGTCCGAAGCTAGAAAAATCGAGCCCGATTTTGAGGTTGGTGAAGATGTATCGGAAGAGGTAAAGCTTATCGATTTGGGAAGAAGGGCTATTTTGGCGTTGCGCCAGAACTTGATCTCAAAAATCCATGAGCACGACAACACGACCATCTACAAGCAATTCAAGGACTTGGAGGGTGAGATTTACACCGCCGAGGTTCATCATATTAGGCACCGTGCAGTAATTTTGTTGGATGATGAAGGGAACGAGATCATCCTTCCGAAGGAAAAACAGATTCCGTCCGATTTCTTCCGTAAGGGGGACAATGTTCGAGGTATCATCGAGAGCGTGGAGCTTAAAGGAAACAAGCCGGCCATCATTATGTCGAGAACATCGCCCATTTTCTTGGAGCAATTGTTCTTTCAGGAAATTCCAGAGGTGTTCGATGGCTTGATTACCATCAAAAAAGCGGTTCGTATCCCCGGTGAAAAAGCGAAGGTTGCCGTTGATTCTTATGATGATAGAATTGACCCAGTGGGTGCCTGTGTAGGTATGAAAGGGTCGAGAATCCATGGCATTGTACGAGAGTTGGGCAACGAAAATATAGATGTGATCAACTGGACGAACAATCCGCAATTAATGGTGACCCGTGCATTGAGCCCTGCAAGGGTGTCCTCCGTTAAATTGAACGATGAGAAGAAAACAGCCCAAGTATACCTGAAGCCGGAAGAAGTTTCCAAGGCCATTGGTAGGGGAGGGCATAATATACGATTGGCCGGTCAATTGACTGGTTACGAAATAGATGTGTTCCGAGAAGGTGTTGAGGAAGATGTGGAATTGACCGAGTTCTCCGATGAAATCGAGAGCTGGGTGATCGAAGAGTTCAAGAAGATTGGATTGGATACCGCACGCAGCGTTCTGGAGCAAGATGTTAAAGACTTGGCGAAGCGAACCGATCTGGAAGTGGAAACAATTCAGGAAGTCGTTCGCATCCTCAAGGAAGAATTTGAAGATTAG
- a CDS encoding SPOR domain-containing protein — protein sequence MKTAVFSAILIALATQAMAQDGQVTIQQDPKINELVKLYTKVNANTGYYQIQVGFGNYQKAQDLLSQVEIDFPDWYSKIEFESPTYRVRLGRFKTKLEAERKYLEVRKKYPDAMLLKPEQKES from the coding sequence ATGAAAACGGCTGTATTTAGCGCAATTTTAATTGCTTTGGCAACTCAAGCTATGGCCCAGGACGGGCAGGTCACCATCCAGCAAGATCCAAAAATAAACGAGTTGGTGAAACTGTACACCAAGGTAAATGCAAACACTGGATATTATCAAATTCAAGTAGGTTTCGGCAATTACCAAAAAGCACAGGATTTATTAAGTCAAGTTGAAATTGACTTTCCGGATTGGTACTCTAAAATAGAGTTTGAATCCCCTACTTACCGCGTTAGATTGGGACGGTTCAAAACCAAATTGGAGGCCGAAAGAAAGTATTTGGAGGTCCGAAAAAAATATCCGGACGCCATGCTCCTAAAACCTGAGCAAAAAGAATCATAA
- a CDS encoding PA14 domain-containing protein, giving the protein MGTTSFCNKKMNHFPKGWMLILAFFLLGTFLSFSQTTIWSENFNSYADNIQSGTATGPSATGWTTNLGNRLSVNNNALRGRNLDAEGIWQVNPINISSYDFVSFRMETRVNDQSQMDNGSDYFIGEYRIDGGSWQQFVNVSGSASNPLSPSYTVNIPSTGSSSLQIRVRMMNHDNVEQYFIDNVTIQARSGLCNGEVDFEFYDSSPSGSTVDNIPTTGFLGSGTFTSFDVDALQNQEDPGDTDNFSIRYTGFIQIDTQGTYTFYTTSDDGSKLYINGTQVVNNDGAHGSQERSGTITLSPGLHDITVLFFENGGGENLSVAYQGPSIGKQNIPFSKLYSTCSVGAIDLDGDGIDDVTDIDDDNDGILDTNECGGASGNFVQTATNVQYFRDPSNAEGNPGTSYAYNSTSTYEGQSTISLQFANPIPIGTTVSVFLSAASGTSDMQIQYSNGSYLADATAIPSGSITEITFNVSQSNFQSFRVMAYQPRARVHGASYGGAVDCTTADTDGDGIPNYQDQDSDGDGIPDNVEAQTSLSYIAPSGTDANNNGLDDAYEGGGITPVDSDGDGAPDFMDTDADNDGTPDTTEAVLTLSGSDSDNDGLDNTIDTTTGYADPGGTIDNPLNTNGGSLILPDSDGDVASGGDLDFRDDTFDDNDPPSITATGNQVFCPGDPIPVVESVEITDTDSSTLDAVYIQVTSNYNVSGDVLSLTGTHPNITASWDTSEGRLFLEGPATLAEFEAAISDVVFQTTATVSGGDTRTFSIVMNEANYLESTGHYYEYVAAEGITWTAARDAAALRSFYGLQGYLATISIQDESDLLGSQAPGAGWIGASDATTEGDWYWVTGPEAGTLFWRGTGGGTAFAYEFWNSGEPNNSGNEDYAHITAPGVGLPGSWNDLSNTGAASGDYQPKGYLVEYGGMPGDPPYPDLAATTTITVESEAPTASAPSPISVNCSTDIPAPDVTVITDEADNCDPKSIGNIYKRCERRGNQSRNNYPDLQNNGQCRKRIGCRTNHYRNPIFHLHPTSGPDRDSWEQWKFFCCGLQRGHLPVASEH; this is encoded by the coding sequence ATGGGCACAACCTCGTTCTGCAATAAGAAGATGAACCATTTTCCCAAAGGATGGATGCTGATTTTGGCATTTTTTCTATTGGGTACGTTTCTTTCATTCTCTCAGACCACTATTTGGAGCGAAAATTTTAACAGCTACGCCGATAACATACAATCGGGAACGGCAACCGGCCCTTCCGCCACAGGATGGACCACAAACCTAGGAAATAGACTATCCGTAAACAACAATGCTTTAAGAGGAAGAAACCTTGACGCAGAAGGTATTTGGCAAGTGAACCCCATAAACATTTCCAGCTACGATTTCGTATCCTTTAGAATGGAAACTCGGGTGAACGACCAAAGTCAGATGGATAACGGAAGCGACTATTTCATTGGTGAATATCGCATTGACGGGGGTTCTTGGCAACAATTTGTAAACGTATCCGGCTCGGCTTCCAACCCATTGAGCCCATCCTATACAGTAAATATCCCTTCAACAGGTAGCTCGAGTCTACAAATTAGGGTTCGTATGATGAATCATGATAACGTGGAGCAATATTTTATTGACAACGTTACGATTCAAGCAAGGTCCGGACTCTGCAATGGCGAAGTCGATTTTGAGTTTTACGACAGCTCGCCATCGGGAAGCACCGTGGACAATATTCCGACAACCGGCTTTCTTGGCTCGGGCACTTTTACCAGTTTTGACGTAGACGCCCTTCAAAATCAAGAAGACCCCGGGGATACCGACAATTTCAGTATAAGATACACAGGGTTTATCCAAATCGACACACAGGGAACTTATACTTTTTACACCACTTCCGATGATGGCTCCAAATTATACATCAATGGCACGCAAGTGGTCAACAACGATGGCGCCCATGGCTCCCAGGAACGTTCGGGAACCATAACCTTATCGCCCGGATTGCACGACATCACCGTATTGTTTTTTGAAAACGGCGGAGGAGAAAATCTATCCGTAGCATATCAAGGGCCCTCTATAGGCAAACAAAACATTCCTTTTTCAAAATTATATTCCACCTGTAGTGTCGGGGCTATCGACCTAGATGGCGATGGAATTGACGATGTAACCGATATCGATGATGACAATGATGGCATCCTCGACACCAACGAATGTGGAGGCGCCAGCGGAAACTTTGTTCAAACGGCGACCAATGTGCAATATTTTAGAGACCCCTCCAATGCGGAAGGAAATCCTGGAACCTCATATGCCTATAACTCCACATCTACCTATGAAGGTCAATCCACCATATCACTTCAATTTGCCAACCCAATTCCAATAGGGACTACGGTGAGCGTATTTTTATCGGCAGCATCGGGCACTTCGGACATGCAAATCCAATATTCCAATGGCTCTTATTTAGCTGATGCCACCGCAATTCCCTCTGGGTCGATTACCGAAATAACCTTTAATGTATCACAAAGTAATTTTCAATCCTTTAGGGTAATGGCTTATCAACCCAGAGCTCGTGTCCATGGTGCCAGCTACGGCGGTGCGGTTGATTGCACTACGGCAGATACCGATGGTGATGGCATTCCAAACTATCAAGATCAGGACAGTGATGGCGATGGCATACCCGACAATGTGGAAGCACAAACATCTTTAAGCTATATAGCACCTTCCGGAACCGATGCCAACAACAATGGTCTGGACGATGCCTACGAAGGGGGCGGAATCACCCCAGTGGATAGCGATGGCGACGGAGCACCTGATTTTATGGATACGGATGCTGACAATGATGGAACGCCCGACACCACTGAAGCAGTTTTGACACTTTCCGGCTCGGATAGCGATAATGACGGCCTCGACAATACCATCGACACCACAACCGGATACGCCGACCCAGGAGGCACCATAGACAATCCATTGAACACCAATGGAGGTTCATTAATACTTCCGGATTCCGATGGCGACGTTGCCTCCGGGGGAGATCTTGATTTTAGGGACGATACTTTTGACGACAACGACCCACCATCCATAACCGCTACCGGAAACCAGGTATTTTGTCCGGGCGACCCAATTCCCGTTGTGGAGAGTGTGGAAATTACGGATACGGACAGCAGCACATTGGATGCCGTCTACATTCAAGTTACCTCTAACTACAATGTTTCTGGCGATGTATTGAGCTTAACAGGAACACACCCGAACATAACAGCAAGTTGGGACACTTCCGAAGGAAGACTTTTCTTGGAAGGACCGGCAACATTGGCCGAATTTGAAGCAGCGATCAGCGATGTCGTGTTTCAAACCACGGCCACGGTGAGCGGTGGGGATACCAGAACATTCTCCATAGTAATGAACGAGGCCAACTATTTAGAGTCCACAGGACACTATTACGAATACGTGGCCGCAGAAGGAATCACATGGACAGCTGCCAGAGATGCTGCCGCACTGCGTTCCTTTTATGGACTTCAAGGCTATCTCGCCACTATTTCCATACAGGACGAATCCGACCTCTTGGGCTCGCAGGCCCCCGGGGCAGGATGGATCGGAGCCAGTGATGCCACGACCGAGGGTGATTGGTATTGGGTAACGGGACCGGAAGCGGGAACGCTTTTTTGGAGAGGAACCGGCGGAGGCACAGCATTTGCTTACGAATTCTGGAACTCAGGGGAGCCCAACAACTCCGGTAACGAAGACTATGCACATATTACAGCACCAGGGGTTGGATTACCAGGCTCATGGAACGACCTTTCCAATACCGGTGCCGCAAGTGGCGATTATCAACCCAAAGGGTATTTGGTGGAATATGGCGGTATGCCCGGCGACCCACCTTACCCCGATTTGGCCGCCACAACCACAATAACGGTAGAATCGGAAGCACCTACAGCCAGCGCGCCTTCACCAATTTCGGTAAACTGTTCCACGGACATTCCAGCTCCGGACGTAACGGTGATTACGGACGAAGCGGATAATTGCGACCCAAAATCCATCGGTAACATTTATAAGCGATGTGAGCGACGGGGGAACCAATCCAGAAATAATTACCCGGACCTACAGAATAACGGACAATGCCGGAAACGCATTGGATGTAGAACAAACCATTACCGTAACCCCATTTTCCATCTCCACCCAACCAGTGGACCAGACCGTGATAGTTGGGAGCAATGGAAGTTTTTCTGTTGTGGCCTCCAACGTGGACACCTACCAGTGGCAAGTGAGCACTGA
- a CDS encoding c-type cytochrome yields MKKVLYRHLFSKVLGLTLLLFPLSFYAQEEAEPATDTATEQSAEAVEGDPVKGKQLFNQNCAACHSLDRKMTGPALANVETRLAEDEGLDKEWIYAWIKNSPAVIASGDSYANKIYAEYNQAAMTPFPTLSNEDIDNILAYTAAPPKAAAQSTAATPAGGEGSGGSGSGISNEIILGALALVFGLLVVMLILVNKTLRRIAEANGVVIEKEKEKRLPIWKAFVQNQFLVLVSVIFLLLGSAYFAYGFFMQVGVDQGYAPVQPIHFSHKIHAGDNGVDCKYCHSSARVSKTSGIPSLNVCMNCHKSIYEYTGGPDGPSAEDLAAGYTNEFYTGEIKKLYKAVGWDEENQSYTGNAQPVEWVRIHNLPDFAYFNHSQHVSVAGVDCQTCHGPVEEMEIVEQHAPLTMGWCINCHRETNVKVQGNAYYEAIHEELSKKYGVEELTAAMMGGLECGKCHY; encoded by the coding sequence ATGAAAAAGGTTTTATACCGCCATCTATTTTCAAAAGTTTTAGGTTTAACTCTCCTATTATTCCCATTATCTTTTTATGCACAGGAAGAAGCCGAGCCTGCGACCGATACTGCTACAGAACAAAGTGCGGAGGCGGTTGAAGGTGATCCTGTAAAGGGGAAGCAGCTTTTTAATCAGAACTGTGCCGCATGTCACTCTTTGGACAGAAAGATGACAGGTCCCGCATTGGCAAATGTGGAGACCAGATTGGCGGAAGATGAAGGTTTGGATAAGGAGTGGATCTATGCATGGATTAAAAATAGCCCGGCAGTAATCGCATCAGGTGACTCCTATGCCAATAAGATTTATGCGGAGTACAATCAGGCGGCAATGACGCCTTTCCCAACATTGTCCAACGAGGATATCGACAATATTTTGGCCTATACCGCTGCGCCTCCAAAAGCGGCTGCTCAATCTACAGCAGCAACACCGGCGGGTGGTGAAGGTTCTGGTGGTTCCGGTTCGGGGATTTCAAATGAAATCATTCTAGGTGCCCTTGCCTTGGTGTTCGGTCTGTTGGTCGTAATGTTGATTTTGGTCAACAAAACCTTGCGCAGAATCGCCGAGGCCAATGGTGTTGTCATTGAAAAAGAGAAAGAAAAACGTTTGCCCATATGGAAGGCGTTTGTCCAGAATCAGTTCTTGGTTTTGGTAAGTGTCATCTTCTTGTTGTTGGGCAGTGCCTATTTTGCCTACGGCTTCTTTATGCAGGTGGGTGTTGATCAAGGTTACGCCCCGGTTCAGCCGATTCACTTCTCGCACAAGATTCATGCTGGGGATAATGGCGTGGACTGTAAGTACTGTCACTCCTCTGCGAGAGTTTCAAAAACTTCGGGGATTCCGTCTTTGAACGTTTGTATGAACTGCCATAAATCAATCTATGAGTACACAGGTGGTCCAGATGGGCCTTCTGCCGAAGATTTGGCCGCAGGGTACACCAATGAGTTCTATACCGGGGAAATCAAAAAACTATATAAAGCAGTTGGATGGGACGAGGAAAACCAGAGTTATACTGGTAATGCCCAGCCAGTGGAGTGGGTGAGAATCCACAACCTGCCGGATTTTGCCTATTTCAACCACTCACAGCACGTTTCCGTGGCTGGTGTGGATTGTCAGACATGTCACGGTCCCGTGGAGGAAATGGAAATTGTTGAACAACATGCTCCGTTGACCATGGGTTGGTGTATCAACTGTCACCGTGAGACCAATGTTAAGGTTCAGGGCAATGCTTACTACGAAGCAATCCACGAGGAGTTGTCCAAGAAGTATGGTGTTGAGGAGCTGACCGCGGCCATGATGGGCGGTCTGGAATGTGGAAAGTGTCACTATTAA
- the infB gene encoding translation initiation factor IF-2, producing MAENPTIRLNKVLRELNISLDRAVDYLASEGHEVEARPTTKISNEVYQVLLDEFQTDKSKKVASKEVGEEKRKEKEAIRIRMEKEQEERRLAKEKREAEQEVVKAKAELAGPKTVGKIDLDKKPEQPKKEEPKKEEPKQPEAPKVEQEKAQEVEKPKAPEQEKTVEKESKKPEVKEEKPEAEKPKEEAESPESGTLKTNYQKLSGPKITGDKIDLSQFKKPAKKKKEDTQKTNKAGASSDAGERKKRRRRIVKSGPQAGGNRNNRPGAGGRKGQRSNAPKVEPTEEEVQKQVRETLEKLQGKSSKGRGAKYRREKRDQHRQQTEKDLEQQELDSKILKVTEFVTVNELATMMNVTTTQIISACMSLGIMVTLNQRLDAETLSIVADEFGYEVEFVTAEIEETIEEVQDSPEDLKARAPIVTVMGHVDHGKTSLLDYVRQENVIAGESGGITQHIGAYGVALEDGQKITFLDTPGHEAFTAMRARGAQVTDIAIIVIAADDDIMPQTKEAISHAQAAGVPIVFAINKVDKPTANPDKIKEGLAQMNLLVEDWGGKVQSHDISAKTGQGVNELLEKVLLEAELLELQANPNRLATGTVVEAFLDKGRGYVATILVQTGTLKIGDYVLAGTCSGKVKAMHDERGNNIETAGPSTPISILGLDGAPQAGDRFHVLLDEREAKQIAAKRSQLQREQSVRTQRHITLDEIGRRIALGDFQELNIILKGDVDGSVEALTDSFQKLSTDEIQVNIIHKGVGAITESDVLLASASDAIIIGFNVRPMGNARSIADKEEIDIRMYSIIYDAINDLKDAMEGMLSPEMKEEVTGNAEIRETFKISKIGTIAGCMVTSGKIFRNSRIRLIRDGVVVYTGELASLKRFKDDVKEVAKGYDCGLQIKNYNDIREGDIVEAFQEVAVKKKL from the coding sequence ATGGCAGAAAATCCAACAATACGACTTAACAAAGTTCTCAGAGAATTGAACATTTCACTGGATAGGGCAGTCGATTACCTAGCCTCGGAGGGGCATGAGGTAGAGGCACGTCCTACCACTAAAATATCCAATGAGGTGTATCAAGTTCTGTTGGATGAGTTCCAAACGGATAAGAGCAAAAAGGTCGCTTCCAAGGAAGTTGGTGAAGAAAAGCGCAAAGAAAAGGAAGCCATTCGAATCCGAATGGAAAAGGAACAGGAAGAGCGCAGGTTGGCAAAGGAGAAAAGGGAGGCCGAACAAGAAGTGGTGAAGGCCAAGGCAGAACTTGCCGGACCCAAGACCGTAGGCAAAATCGATTTGGATAAAAAACCGGAGCAGCCTAAAAAAGAGGAACCCAAAAAGGAGGAGCCAAAACAGCCTGAAGCCCCAAAAGTTGAACAGGAAAAAGCTCAAGAGGTAGAAAAGCCCAAAGCTCCAGAGCAAGAGAAAACCGTAGAGAAGGAAAGCAAGAAACCAGAAGTTAAGGAGGAAAAGCCCGAAGCTGAAAAACCTAAGGAGGAAGCCGAAAGCCCTGAGTCCGGTACTTTAAAGACCAACTATCAGAAACTTTCAGGCCCTAAGATCACAGGAGATAAAATCGACCTTTCGCAGTTTAAAAAACCAGCGAAAAAGAAAAAAGAAGACACCCAAAAGACCAACAAGGCAGGGGCTTCGTCCGATGCAGGTGAGCGTAAAAAACGCCGCAGAAGAATCGTAAAAAGCGGTCCGCAAGCAGGTGGCAACCGAAACAATAGGCCAGGTGCAGGAGGTAGGAAGGGACAGCGTTCCAATGCACCTAAAGTAGAGCCTACCGAAGAAGAAGTACAAAAACAAGTCAGGGAGACCCTTGAAAAACTTCAGGGTAAATCCAGTAAAGGCCGTGGGGCCAAATATCGTAGGGAGAAAAGGGATCAGCACCGTCAACAAACGGAAAAAGACCTTGAGCAACAGGAATTGGACAGCAAGATCTTGAAGGTGACAGAATTTGTTACCGTTAACGAACTTGCTACCATGATGAACGTTACTACGACCCAGATCATCTCGGCCTGTATGTCCCTCGGTATTATGGTGACGCTCAATCAGCGTTTGGATGCAGAAACACTTTCCATAGTTGCCGATGAATTTGGTTACGAAGTAGAGTTCGTTACTGCGGAAATCGAGGAGACCATTGAGGAGGTCCAGGATAGCCCGGAAGACTTAAAGGCGCGTGCGCCGATTGTTACCGTAATGGGTCACGTTGACCACGGTAAGACATCTTTGTTGGATTATGTTCGTCAAGAGAACGTAATCGCAGGGGAGAGTGGTGGAATTACCCAGCACATAGGTGCCTACGGGGTTGCCCTTGAAGATGGACAAAAGATCACATTCTTGGATACACCGGGTCACGAAGCGTTTACTGCGATGAGGGCCCGTGGAGCACAAGTTACGGATATTGCCATTATCGTAATTGCTGCGGATGATGATATAATGCCCCAAACAAAAGAGGCCATTAGCCATGCACAGGCAGCTGGTGTGCCGATAGTGTTTGCCATCAACAAGGTGGACAAGCCGACTGCAAACCCTGATAAGATCAAGGAAGGTTTGGCGCAAATGAATTTGTTGGTGGAAGATTGGGGAGGTAAAGTACAGTCCCATGATATTTCCGCCAAAACAGGACAGGGCGTTAATGAACTCTTGGAAAAAGTGCTGTTGGAAGCCGAGCTTTTGGAGCTTCAGGCGAACCCGAACAGACTGGCGACCGGTACAGTGGTAGAAGCCTTTTTGGATAAAGGTAGAGGATATGTGGCCACTATTTTGGTACAGACCGGTACCCTAAAAATTGGAGATTATGTACTTGCCGGAACATGTAGCGGTAAAGTAAAGGCCATGCACGATGAACGTGGCAACAATATAGAAACGGCCGGACCCTCCACGCCAATTTCCATTTTGGGATTGGATGGGGCGCCACAGGCAGGTGACAGGTTCCATGTATTGTTGGATGAGCGCGAAGCCAAACAGATTGCGGCAAAACGTTCACAATTGCAGCGTGAGCAGTCTGTAAGGACGCAGCGTCACATTACCTTGGACGAAATTGGACGAAGAATCGCATTGGGCGACTTCCAGGAGCTTAACATTATCCTTAAAGGTGATGTGGATGGTTCCGTTGAAGCCTTGACGGATTCGTTCCAGAAACTATCCACCGATGAAATCCAAGTGAACATCATCCATAAAGGAGTTGGAGCGATTACCGAATCCGATGTGTTGTTGGCAAGTGCCTCGGATGCAATTATTATCGGGTTTAACGTAAGACCAATGGGCAATGCCAGGTCCATTGCGGATAAGGAGGAAATCGATATCAGGATGTATTCCATTATCTACGATGCCATTAATGATCTTAAAGACGCGATGGAGGGCATGTTGTCCCCAGAGATGAAAGAAGAGGTTACGGGTAATGCGGAGATAAGAGAGACGTTTAAAATCTCAAAAATCGGAACCATTGCAGGTTGTATGGTGACGAGTGGAAAAATCTTCAGAAATTCCCGTATCAGGTTGATTCGCGATGGTGTTGTGGTCTATACAGGTGAATTGGCCTCGTTAAAACGATTCAAGGACGATGTCAAGGAAGTGGCCAAAGGTTACGATTGCGGATTGCAGATCAAGAACTATAATGATATAAGAGAAGGAGATATTGTAGAGGCCTTCCAAGAAGTTGCGGTGAAGAAAAAGCTGTAA